The sequence GCAGTATTCCATCTCAAGCCTAAGTAAGGTATAAGGGCGCTATGAAAACTCCGAAACGAATCCAACCTCTGGTTGATGAAGGACTGGTCGATGAGGTCATTAGCCAGTTAATGAGCGGTAAAGAGGCCACAGTGTACGTTGTACGCAGCGGCGACGATATCCGCTGCGCCAAAGTCTATAAAGAAGCAGATAAACGCAGTTTTAAGCAAGCCGTGCTTTACCAAGAAGGCCGTAAAGTCCGTAATAGCCGTCGTGCTCGGGCTATGGAAAAAGGTTCTAAGTTTGGTCGGGACCAAATGGAAGAAGCTTGGCAAAGTGCAGAGGTTGATGCGCTTTACCGTTTAGCCGATGCAGGTGTTCGCGTGCCTATACCTTATGGTTGTTTTGATGGTGTGCTGCTAATGGAGTTGGTGACTGACACTGAGGGCAATGTTGCCCCTCGTTTAAATGATGTCACGCTGTCCGCCGAAAAAGCGATCCGCGATCATAACTTAGTGATGACCTACGTTAAACGTATGCTATGTGCAGGTTTAGTCCATGGCGATTTATCTGAGTTTAATGTTCTCGTCGATAGTGAAGGGCCTGTGATTATCGACTTACCCCAAGCCGTCGATGCTGCCGCGAATAACCATGCTAAATGGATGTTAGCGAGGGACATTAATAATATGACCCAATATTATGGCCAATATGCTCCCGAATTACTCAAGACCCAATATGCCAAAGAAATGTGGGCCTTGTTTGAAGCGGGAGATCTTAAGCCTGATACTCAACTTACGGGTGAATTTACCGAAGTATTGGCAGAAGCGGATGTCGGTTCTGTACTTGAAGAAATCCAAGCTGCCTATGAGGAAGCGCAGGAGCGAAAACTGCGGATCCAAGAGGCGAATGAAGATTATTAGGTGGGTATACCATCCCATGTAAAGGCGCTCAGGGTAGCGTCTTTTTTATGGGCAATATTGAGGTTTAATGTGTTATTTGATGTATCACTGCCATCCTTGGCATATGCGCTGTTAAGCACAGGGTCATCATTGACTAAGTGAATAAAAGGACAAGACCAGAGAGAGAAATATGCTGTTGAGTTGGAGAGCACAATTTACATATTTAATCTTGGGGGAGACCACTCCCTCGAGTCTTGCCGAAACCTTGTGTATTTTTAATCACACTAAATAGTGTTAAATCACAGCCCTCCTTGGCACGCCACACTCACTATAGCGTTTGATCTTCATTGATCTTGTGAATAAAAGGACAAGACCTAAGAGGTTAATATGTTCATGACTTGGGGGAGCACAATTCACATATTTAATCTTTGGGGGAGATAATTCCCTCTATAGTCTTGCCGAAACTTTTGCATTGTCCCGTGTTGAGCAAATTGTCCAATCTCTGTTGGATTCAATCAATAAAGCGGCAGAGTCAGATGGTAAACAGCACATTTATTATTGTTATTTGTGCATTTACACCCAAGCACCCTCAAAATGCTTATCCTGTATTTAGAGGTTGTTTGGGCATATATCTTAGGTCGTTGGGGAGCGATAATAGATACCCATCCGACTCTGCCTAAACTGGTTAACTTTTCTTCTTCCTTTTACTCGTTAATCTCATTATTTGAATGACAAGGCCGGACATTAAAAAGGCGCTGTTATTATTGTTGTTAGCACATCTTTTATATCGTTAGCGTCATCAGCAGGGCGACTTGCAATGTTGTCCGGCCTTGTCGATTAGGGCACTTATAAAACCGTAATGGTTAACCTAGCGTGCGTAATTCGTTGTTAAGCTGCTTAATTCTTTTTTGCAGTTGGGCTATTTCACTGATGAGCGCATATTCTCTTTGCTGTGGTTGCTGATCGCTTTCTCTTACCCACTGGTATACGGCTTTAGTTGAAATACCGTATTGGTGAGCCACATCCGAGAGCAAGCGACCTTTCACTTTTACTTCAGCGATGACATCTAATTTGAGATTATTGTCGGCGATTCCCATAAGCGATCCCTCTTTACTGCCTTCTAACTAAAATCGGTTTAGCGGTTATGTATAGTCCTTAAATAGATTAGCGACGCTGCTCTAAATCCCACTGGCTGAGTCCAACATGGCGTAGATATATCCATTCATGGCGGCACAGTTTGATTAAGTTCATAATGCTTTTCATCTTTCGTCCTCAATACCCGTTATGCTTTTAGGTATTTCATCTAGGTTAAAACGATTTAAGTGGCGCTCGAGTAACTGGTTTGCTTGTCCATTTCTCGCCTTACTCACTAAGTAGTATGTAAAATTCGTGCCAATATTCTAAATTTTTTATTTTTGTTTAAAATCAATTGTTTACCATATCGATTAAAACGCGGGATTTTTTCACGTATGGCAAAAACGGTGCAAAGTGCACTATTTCAGTGCTTTTACTCTATGTTGTTGGGGATGGTTATCTTAGATAATCCCTGTATCTTTGCTGACTAAATTATCGATTTATAAATTTACACAGCGATTAAAGATTGTCTCTGTGAGGAATGCTTATATACTGCGGGTTTTAGAGTATTCAATAAGGATTTCGCTATGTCATTGGCAGTGAGATCTATGCCTTCTATGTGGGTACTCACATTTTCAATCCTGTTATGAGGTCATTAACGATGAAACGTTTTCAGGTAAATCGATTTACATCATCTAGGCTCGCCTTTGCTGCGATTATCGGTACGTTTGTTGTATCTGGTTGTTCAACAGTTAATCCATATACTAACGAGCAGCAAACGGCTAAAGCGACCAGTGGTGCCATTATTGGTGCCGTTGCTGGTGCGGCAGTGGGTGTTGCTTCCTCAAGTAAGAGTGACCGCGGTAAAGGGGCATTAATTGGTGCTGCATCGGGCGCCGCTGTGGGCGGTGGTATTGGTTATTATATGGATGTGCAAGAAACCAAATTACGGCAGCAATTGGCATCTACGGGGGTGAGCGTGACCCGTAATGGCGATAATATTATTTTGAATATGCCCAACGAAGTGACGTTTGGTGTCGATCAAACCGAGTTAAGCGATGGCGCCTCACGGGTGCTTAACTCTGTGGCGTTGGTGGCAAAGGAATACAGCAAAACCCAACTTAACGTATTAGGTTATACCGACAGCAGTGGTTCAGATGCTTACAATTTGCGTCTATCACAGGTGCGCGCGAGTGAAGTGGCTAATTATCTAATGAGTAAAGGTATAGCGGCTTCACGTGTTAAATCTAAGGGAATGGGAAAGGCGAGTCCAATAGCATCTAATGCCAGTGCTGAAGGGCGAGCACAAAACCGTCGTGTTGAGATTGTATTAACACCTACGGGCTAAGTGCTGCTCAACAATCAAAAGTCGCCTGCGGGCGACTTTTTTGTATCCAGGCATTTATTATTTCCCGTTGAGACAATATGTCTTTAGTCTGTTAAGGCTTGAGTGATCTGTACTGCAATTGTGCAGCTTCCTTCGGCTAGATGATGATTTGTAGTTGATCTTCAAAGCTATTTCACGTGTTGTATGGCAAATATTGAGCAGGGTAAGGCTCAATACCTAGAGGAGAAGATCATTATGACGAAGAAAAATATACTCGTAGCCTTAAGTTTTTGCCCTGCTATGATGGTTTCGATAGTACAAGGTGCCCCTGTGACTGCCGAGGTCGCCCCAATTGAACTGCGTGCGGCGGGTAGCTTAAAAGCGGCGATGAACGATATTATTACCGCCTACCAAGCCCAAACTAAAGATACTGTTGTTGCGCAATATGCACCTTCTGGCCTGTTGTTAAAGCGTATTCAAGAGGGGGAGCGCGTCGATCTCTTTGCCTCTGCAAATATGGCCCATCCTCAGGCGCTTGTTGACGCAGGGTTTGGGGAAAAGGTGCAAATGTTTGCTCGTAATCAGCTCTGTGCTATTGCTCAAAATAGCGTCTCTCTTACAAGCGCGACACTGTTAGATACACTGCTCGATCCCAATATTAAAGTTGGCACTTCTACGCCCAAAGCAGATCCCGCAGGAGATTATGCTTGGGCTGTGTTTGATAAAGCACAAACGCTAAAACCAGATGCAAAAGCTATTTTAGAGGCCAAGGCATTACAGTTGACTGGAGGGCCAGATAGTGCGAAACCGCCCAAGGATCGTAACCCTTATGGTTGGGTAATGGAAAATAAGCAAGCGGATATCTTTTTGACCTATTGCACCAATGCAGTGCTGGCTAAAAATGAAGTGCCTAGTCTACAGATTATTGATTTACCGACAAGTCTTGCTGTTGGGGCCGACTATGGTTTACTTATCCTGAAAGAGAGTAACGCCTCGGCGGCTCCTTTAGCTGAGTTTATTTTATCGGCGAAAGGGCAAGCTATTTTAAGTCGTTATGGCTTTCAACCACCGGTAAATTAGCTTCAATACCAATCATAAAAATATGGCTGATATTAAAACGGCGCAATGAATAGCGCCGTTTTAATGTATTACCACCTTTCGATGGTATGACTATATGACATCCTCTTTTATGCTAATTCATTAAATAGAGGGTGGCTAAACCGAGAAAGGCGAAAAGCCCTGTTACATCTGTGACTGTGGTTAATACCATACCGCCAGCTAGCGCGGGATCGATTTTGAGTCGTTTTAATATTAGCGGAATGCTGGCACCCGCGAGCCCTGCGACTGTCATATTGATTAGCATTGCCCCTGCAATTAAGCTGGCGAGTGCGGTATCTCCTTTCCAAAGGGATACGGCAACAAAGACCAGTATTGACCATAGCAAGCCATTGAGAAATCCAATCGCCAATTCTTTACCAATAAGCCAGCGGGCATTGCTTTGGCCAATATGCCCAAGCGCTATAGCGCGAATGACTAAAACAAGGGTTTGATTACCCGCGACACCACCCATACTTGGAACTATGGTCATTAATATCGCAATAGTGGCAAATTTCTCGATAGTCCCTTCAAACATACTACTGACAGAGGCCGCAAGTAGGGCGGCAAACAAATTGATGGTCAACCAAAGTGAGCGACGAAAGGTACTTTTTAGCACTGGTGCAAAGGTATCTTCATCATCGTCCATGCCTGCCATTCCCATCATAGAATGTTCTGCATCTTCACGGATAACATCGACGACATCATCAATCGTGATCCGGCCGAGTAGTTTGTTATCGCTGTCCACAACGGGCGCGGATACCCAATCGTGACGCTCGAATAATTGGGCGACTTCACTGTCTGACATACCCACTGGAATGCTCTCAATGTCAGGATCCATAATATTACGGATAGGCGTGTTGGGATCGCAGGTGAGCAGATCGGCAAGTCTGACACCGCCGAGGACTTTATCCTGTTTATCGACCACATATAGGGTGTCAGTGGTATCGGGGAGGTTACCCCTTTGCCGAAGATAACGCAGTACAACATCGATATTAACGTCTGGCCTTAGGGTGACGGTATCTGTATTCATCAAGCTGCCAGCCGTCTCATCAGGGTAGGACAGTGCTTGCTCCACTCGTTGACGATTCTGTAGGCTCATCGACTGTAATACTTGTTTATAAACCGTATCTGGTAGACTTCGCAGAATATAGGCGAGATCGTCCGTATCCATACTCGCAGTCGCCTTTGCAACTCGTTCTGGGCTCATGGTGCTGATCAGCGGATCTTTCAACTCTTCACTCAGTTCGTCAAGAATCGCCCCTAATTGCTCCTGATCAATTAATTGCCATAGGACTTGCCTTGCCTTTGGTGGTGAAGATTCGAGGATTAAAGCGATATCCGATGCCGCCATATTCTGTAGCATTTGCCGCACATGGACAAACATACCGCTGCTAAGGGCTTTGCTGAGCTGGTCGAGGCGATGTCCGACTTGATGACTATCTGAAGCTTCTACGGGCATTTGTCCTCCATAATATGGTGAGGGAAACGGATAATTAGAGACTATTTTCACTGAGTGTGAATATAGCCTAGTCAAGGTAATGGGTTTGATCAGCGGACGCAGGGGACATATTGTAATTGAGCGTCACAGGGAACGTCGAGTCACAAATGAGTACCGATTGGGTACCAGTGAACGGTACAACGGGAATAGGTTAAGTGTAACTTTGCTTAAGATCAGCAGGCTTCGTCAAATTTAGCATCGATTAATGCGCAAATAGCATCAAGCGCGAGTTCTGCATCTGGGCCCTCTGCAATTAGCTTGATGGTTTTCCCCATACCCGTTTCAAGCATCAAAAGACCAAGCACACTTGCCGCTGAGGCTTGTTTATCGCCTTGTATTAACGTTATTGTGGCATCAAACTCAGAGGCCAACACCACCAATTTTGTGGCGGCGCGGGCGTGTAAACCGAGCTTATTACAGATGGTAATCTGACGTTCAAGCTTTGGCATGATCTAGCTCTCGATGGCGTACATTGACCTTATGTTTACCATTACTAAATCGCTTCGCTAATTGTTCTGCCACATAAACTGATCTGTGCTGTCCACCTGTGCAACCAATCGCAATGGTTAAATAACTGCGATTATTACGCTCAAGGTGTGGTAACCAGGTTTCTAGTAAGTTTTCTATCTGCCAAATGAACTTGTTTACCAGGGGCTGGCGATTCAAAAACTCAGCCACAGGTTCGTCTAGGCCTGTCAGTGGACGCAATGCTAACTCCCAATGGGGGTTAGGTAAAAAGCGCACATCGAACATAAAGTCGGCTTCTGTAGGCATGCCATTTTTAAAGCCAAAGGACTCAAAGTAGATGACTAATTCTTTATCAACGCTACCAAGAAGAATTTGTCTGACTTGATCGCTTAAATCATAGATATTTAAATTTGAAGTATCTATGTAGTGATCTACCAGTTTGGACATAGGTTCGAGCAGTTTGCCTTCAAGTTTAATGGCTTCTTGTAGGGATACACGACTTTTAGATAACGGGTGCAGGCGGCGTGTTTCACTGTAGCGTTTAAGTAACACTTTATCGCTTGAATTGAGGAAGAAGCTGGTAATCTCCGTCCCTGCTGGCAGGTTAGAAAGCTGCTGAACCAGCACTTTATCTTGCTCTGGCATATTACGAACATCGACACTAATGGCGACAAGATCGTTACTGCCTTTGAGTTGCTCAAGCAAACTGCCTATTAGTGGCAAGGGAAGGTTATCGACACAGTAATAGCCGAGATCTTCAAGTACCCTAAGTGCGACAGATTTGCCTGAGCCAGAGCGGCCTGACACTATGACCAGTTTCATCCAGTGATTACCTGATAGAGTTCCGTTTCATCATGCGTCTTACGCAGTTGTTTTAATATTTGTTTATCACTTAGCTTTTCTGCCATGCACGACAACGTGCTTAGGTGCTGTTGGCATTGATCCGCCGGCACAAGCAGTGCAAACAAAATATCAACAGGTTGCTTATCGATAGCGTCGAAAGCTATCGGTTCCTCACATTTTACGAGTATTGCAATGGGTTGTGTAATATCGGTTAATCGACCATGTGGAATGGCGATACCGTTACCTATACCTGTGCTCCCCATCTTTTCGCGCGCCACAAGGCTTTCGAAGATCTCTTGAGATGAGAGGGTGGGGTACTGGGCAGCGGCTAAGTCACTGATGAGTTCCAGTACCTTTTTTTTACTGCCCGGAGTGGCGCAGGTAGTGCACTCCGGCCTCAGTATGGTACAAAGTTCCATTATTAGTGTTTTGTTAACTTCTCTTTGTGTTTAATAACCTGACGATCAAGTTTATCGATCAGGACGTCTATGGCAGCATACATGTCAGTATGCTCTGAAGTTGCAAAAACTTCACCACCGGTGAGGTTGATTCGCGCTTCGGCAATCTGTTGCATTTTCTCAACATTGAGCACAACGTGCACATTATGGATCTGTTCGAAATGGCGTTCAAGTTTTGAAAATTTTTCCTCTACATATGCCCGTAACGATTCAGTAATCTCGATATGGTGTCCAATGAGCTTTATTTGCATAGAAACGTCCTCCGATATCCATAGTAGGCTATAAACTTTTACGCTGATTGGAAGGGGGAATAAGCATTGCTTCTCGATACTTCGCAATGGTTCTGCGCGCAACATTTATTCCCTGTTCTGCCAGAAGTTGTGCCATCTTACTGTCGCTTAATGGTTTTTTCTGGTTTTCCGCGGCAACCAGTTTTTTAATAAAGGCTCTGATTGCTGTGGATGAGCACTCACCGCCATCGTCAGTCCCGACATGGCTTGAGAAGAAGTATTTTAGTTCAAAAAGTCCCTTAGGGGTATGCATGTATTTTTGAGTTGTGACCCGTGAGATGGTGGACTCATGCATTTCAACCGCTTCGGCTATATCGTTAAGTACCATAGGTTTCATGGCTTCTTCACCGTACTCAAAGAAGCCTTGTTGGTATTGAACGATACAATTGGCTACTTTGAGTAAGGTGTCGTTACGACTTTCTAAGCTCTTGATAAACCATTTGGCTTCCTGCAGATGGCCACGAATAAATTGGCTGTCTGCTTGGCTTTTTGTGCTGCGAGCCATGGCGGCATATTGCTGGTTTACATTGATTTTGGGCATGCAATCTGGGTTGAGTTCTACCACCCAACGGCCATTTTTCTTCGATACTGACACATCTGGGATCACATATTCTTCATCCATCGGTGTGATCAACAAACCTGGGCGAGGGTTCAGCGTTTGTATCAGTGCGATACCATCCCGAAGTTCATCTTCTTTCAGTTTGGTTTTACGCATTAACAGCCTAAAATCGCGAGCAGCGATCAGATCTAAATGATCTTTGATCAACATGCGGGCATTTTCGAGATGTGGTGTGTCCGGCGAAAAATGGGATAGCTGGATCAGTAAACATTCGCTGAGATCTCTTGCTGCAACACCAACAGGATCAAAGTGTTGGATACGTTTAAGTACAGCTTCGACTTCGTCCAACTCAATCTCAGGATTTCCCATCGCTTCGAGAATATCTTCAGTACTTTGGGTGAGATAGCCCTGATCATCAATAGCATCAATAATGGCAGTGGCAATGGCAAGATCGGTTTCAGAGAAGGGGGTGAGGTTTTTTTGCCATTCTAAATGTTCATGCAGGCCCTCGCTGGTTTCCCCCTGAAAGGGCATGTCGTCTTCTCTACTGCCACCTGAACCTGAGTTGGGTGAGGCGGTAAATACTTCATCCCAAGTGGTATCCATGGGCAGTTCATCTGGCATAGATTCTTTGGTCAAGGATTCTGCGGTATCAACAGTGGAGCTATCTTGTTCGGGGGGCAGTGGGCTTGATTCGCTGAAATCGGTGTCTGATAAATTCTGGTTGCGTTCTGTAGGTGCGTCAAATTGCTCATCTTCCAGCTCAAGAAGAGGATTAGAGTCTAAGGCTTGCTGGATCTCTTGTTGTAATTCCAATGACGAGAGCTGCAACAGACGAATCGCCTGTTGTAACTGTGGCGTCATGGTTAACTGTTGGCCCAGTTTGAGCTGGAGTGACGCTTTCATGTTACCGCTGATCCCTACGTTATTATTTTTGAATGAGGCCGCTTGTTATCAGTGAGTGGAGTCTAGTCGCGATAATTTTAGGCTATAGACTCCGCTGGAGTAACTATAGCCTGAATTGTTCACCTAAGTACACAGCCCTAACTTGCTGATTGTCTAAGATCTCTGCAGGAGTTCCCTCGGCAATCAGGTTTCCATGACTTACTATGTAGGCATGTTCACATACGTCTAATGTTTCTCGGACATTGTGGTCTGTGATAAGTACGCCTAAGCCACGACTCTTAAGTTGTTCGATAATTTTTTTGATATCGATGACGGAAATCGGATCAACGCCCGCAAAAGGCTCATCGAGCAGAATAAACTTTGGATTGGCCGCGAGGGCGCGGGCAATTTCAACTCGGCGACGTTCACCCCCCGAAAGGGACATACCTTGGCTATCGCGAATATGGGTAATATGGAACTCTTCGAGTAGGTGTTCCAGTTCTTCTTCGCGTTCTTCGTCTTTTAGCTCTTTACGGGTTTGTAATACCGCCATGATATTGTCGTGAACGGTCAGCTTACGGAAGATACTGGCTTCTTGTGGTAAGTAACCAATTCCTTTGCGGGCGCGAAGATGCATAGGGTCTGCAGTTAAATCATCATTGTCGATAAAAATATGGCCTTTATCGCTTTTTACTAACCCAACCACCATGTAAAAGGTCGTGGTTTTACCTGCACCATTTGGGCCGAGTAAGCCAACAATTTGGCCGGTTTTGACTGTCAGACTGACGTCTTTAACAACTTGGCGGTTTTTGTAGCTCTTCGCGAGATTTTGTGCTCTTAGGGTGATTTGGGTCATTGAGAATCCTGCTCTTTCACAGGTTTATCTGCGGGTGTTTGGGTTTTGAGATCATCCTGATAGTTTTCAGGTTGGATGATAGTGATCACGCGATCATCACCACTCCCTGTGCTTTCTGCGATCAGTTTTTGTTGAATGATGTTGTAACGAATGAGGTTACCTGTCACTTGACTGCCCGCTTGATCGAGGGAGGCCGAACCTGTCAGTGTTAATGTTCTTGTCGCCATTTCATAGCGAATTTCTTTAGCACTGGCGGAAGCAGGGCGACCGTCATCTAATATTTGGGTGTAAGTCGCGGGGTTGCCCGTTGCAACTAAGATTTTGCTGGTTTCACCATCGGCAGAAAAGGCGCGAAGCTGGGCAGCTTGGATTTTGATTGAACCCTGTGTGACTTCTACCGGGCCAAAGAAGATGATTTGGTTGTTTTTGATATCTGCGGTCTGGCTAACGGCTTTAATTTTAACTTCTTGCTGCAGATCTGCGACTTTTGCATAAGCGCTCATGCTCATTATCAGCATTAAGCTGGCAAGTAATATCTTATTTTGCTTCATAGGTTCCTACTACCTGACTGGTCAATTGGACTTCCTGCGCGTTCAGGTCCGCATAAAGGCCTTGCCCTTGGATATTAAAATCTTTCCCTGTGACGTAAATGATACGGTCAGAGGTCATTATCATAGTGTTTAGATCAAGTTCTAAAAAACTAGTCGATAAGGTTTGTATCGGCTCTTCAGGGCTAATGGCATCGATAATAACATTATTTTCTAATACAACCTTGCCTGTTTCTTTGTTGAGTTGTCCTTGATCCGCTCTGATCTGCCATTGTGCTTTGCCTTGGTCAGGATAAACAAGATATACAGGTTGAGTGAAATAGGTTTGGCTTTTTAGTTCATAGTGTTCCATGTGCTTGGCGGTGACACGGCTATTCACTTGACCTTGTTCATTAAATTCAATGCTACGCAGATCTTCAATAATGTAATCGGGACTATCTTGGTTATTCAAGCTGCTGTCTGTTTCGTTACCCCGCTTTTGTTGTACTTGCC is a genomic window of Shewanella putrefaciens containing:
- the lptC gene encoding LPS export ABC transporter periplasmic protein LptC — translated: MSRVTLAIIAFFGTALILYWQVQQKRGNETDSSLNNQDSPDYIIEDLRSIEFNEQGQVNSRVTAKHMEHYELKSQTYFTQPVYLVYPDQGKAQWQIRADQGQLNKETGKVVLENNVIIDAISPEEPIQTLSTSFLELDLNTMIMTSDRIIYVTGKDFNIQGQGLYADLNAQEVQLTSQVVGTYEAK
- a CDS encoding RNA polymerase factor sigma-54, with product MKASLQLKLGQQLTMTPQLQQAIRLLQLSSLELQQEIQQALDSNPLLELEDEQFDAPTERNQNLSDTDFSESSPLPPEQDSSTVDTAESLTKESMPDELPMDTTWDEVFTASPNSGSGGSREDDMPFQGETSEGLHEHLEWQKNLTPFSETDLAIATAIIDAIDDQGYLTQSTEDILEAMGNPEIELDEVEAVLKRIQHFDPVGVAARDLSECLLIQLSHFSPDTPHLENARMLIKDHLDLIAARDFRLLMRKTKLKEDELRDGIALIQTLNPRPGLLITPMDEEYVIPDVSVSKKNGRWVVELNPDCMPKINVNQQYAAMARSTKSQADSQFIRGHLQEAKWFIKSLESRNDTLLKVANCIVQYQQGFFEYGEEAMKPMVLNDIAEAVEMHESTISRVTTQKYMHTPKGLFELKYFFSSHVGTDDGGECSSTAIRAFIKKLVAAENQKKPLSDSKMAQLLAEQGINVARRTIAKYREAMLIPPSNQRKSL
- a CDS encoding molybdate ABC transporter substrate-binding protein → MTKKNILVALSFCPAMMVSIVQGAPVTAEVAPIELRAAGSLKAAMNDIITAYQAQTKDTVVAQYAPSGLLLKRIQEGERVDLFASANMAHPQALVDAGFGEKVQMFARNQLCAIAQNSVSLTSATLLDTLLDPNIKVGTSTPKADPAGDYAWAVFDKAQTLKPDAKAILEAKALQLTGGPDSAKPPKDRNPYGWVMENKQADIFLTYCTNAVLAKNEVPSLQIIDLPTSLAVGADYGLLILKESNASAAPLAEFILSAKGQAILSRYGFQPPVN
- the rapZ gene encoding RNase adapter RapZ; this encodes MKLVIVSGRSGSGKSVALRVLEDLGYYCVDNLPLPLIGSLLEQLKGSNDLVAISVDVRNMPEQDKVLVQQLSNLPAGTEITSFFLNSSDKVLLKRYSETRRLHPLSKSRVSLQEAIKLEGKLLEPMSKLVDHYIDTSNLNIYDLSDQVRQILLGSVDKELVIYFESFGFKNGMPTEADFMFDVRFLPNPHWELALRPLTGLDEPVAEFLNRQPLVNKFIWQIENLLETWLPHLERNNRSYLTIAIGCTGGQHRSVYVAEQLAKRFSNGKHKVNVRHRELDHAKA
- the ptsN gene encoding PTS IIA-like nitrogen regulatory protein PtsN, with product MELCTILRPECTTCATPGSKKKVLELISDLAAAQYPTLSSQEIFESLVAREKMGSTGIGNGIAIPHGRLTDITQPIAILVKCEEPIAFDAIDKQPVDILFALLVPADQCQQHLSTLSCMAEKLSDKQILKQLRKTHDETELYQVITG
- a CDS encoding transposase, whose protein sequence is MGIADNNLKLDVIAEVKVKGRLLSDVAHQYGISTKAVYQWVRESDQQPQQREYALISEIAQLQKRIKQLNNELRTLG
- a CDS encoding HPr family phosphocarrier protein, with product MPKLERQITICNKLGLHARAATKLVVLASEFDATITLIQGDKQASAASVLGLLMLETGMGKTIKLIAEGPDAELALDAICALIDAKFDEAC
- a CDS encoding OmpA family protein yields the protein MKRFQVNRFTSSRLAFAAIIGTFVVSGCSTVNPYTNEQQTAKATSGAIIGAVAGAAVGVASSSKSDRGKGALIGAASGAAVGGGIGYYMDVQETKLRQQLASTGVSVTRNGDNIILNMPNEVTFGVDQTELSDGASRVLNSVALVAKEYSKTQLNVLGYTDSSGSDAYNLRLSQVRASEVANYLMSKGIAASRVKSKGMGKASPIASNASAEGRAQNRRVEIVLTPTG
- the lptA gene encoding lipopolysaccharide transport periplasmic protein LptA; the encoded protein is MKQNKILLASLMLIMSMSAYAKVADLQQEVKIKAVSQTADIKNNQIIFFGPVEVTQGSIKIQAAQLRAFSADGETSKILVATGNPATYTQILDDGRPASASAKEIRYEMATRTLTLTGSASLDQAGSQVTGNLIRYNIIQQKLIAESTGSGDDRVITIIQPENYQDDLKTQTPADKPVKEQDSQ
- the hpf gene encoding ribosome hibernation promoting factor encodes the protein MQIKLIGHHIEITESLRAYVEEKFSKLERHFEQIHNVHVVLNVEKMQQIAEARINLTGGEVFATSEHTDMYAAIDVLIDKLDRQVIKHKEKLTKH
- a CDS encoding PA4780 family RIO1-like protein kinase, with product MKTPKRIQPLVDEGLVDEVISQLMSGKEATVYVVRSGDDIRCAKVYKEADKRSFKQAVLYQEGRKVRNSRRARAMEKGSKFGRDQMEEAWQSAEVDALYRLADAGVRVPIPYGCFDGVLLMELVTDTEGNVAPRLNDVTLSAEKAIRDHNLVMTYVKRMLCAGLVHGDLSEFNVLVDSEGPVIIDLPQAVDAAANNHAKWMLARDINNMTQYYGQYAPELLKTQYAKEMWALFEAGDLKPDTQLTGEFTEVLAEADVGSVLEEIQAAYEEAQERKLRIQEANEDY
- the lptB gene encoding LPS export ABC transporter ATP-binding protein — protein: MTQITLRAQNLAKSYKNRQVVKDVSLTVKTGQIVGLLGPNGAGKTTTFYMVVGLVKSDKGHIFIDNDDLTADPMHLRARKGIGYLPQEASIFRKLTVHDNIMAVLQTRKELKDEEREEELEHLLEEFHITHIRDSQGMSLSGGERRRVEIARALAANPKFILLDEPFAGVDPISVIDIKKIIEQLKSRGLGVLITDHNVRETLDVCEHAYIVSHGNLIAEGTPAEILDNQQVRAVYLGEQFRL
- the mgtE gene encoding magnesium transporter: MPVEASDSHQVGHRLDQLSKALSSGMFVHVRQMLQNMAASDIALILESSPPKARQVLWQLIDQEQLGAILDELSEELKDPLISTMSPERVAKATASMDTDDLAYILRSLPDTVYKQVLQSMSLQNRQRVEQALSYPDETAGSLMNTDTVTLRPDVNIDVVLRYLRQRGNLPDTTDTLYVVDKQDKVLGGVRLADLLTCDPNTPIRNIMDPDIESIPVGMSDSEVAQLFERHDWVSAPVVDSDNKLLGRITIDDVVDVIREDAEHSMMGMAGMDDDEDTFAPVLKSTFRRSLWLTINLFAALLAASVSSMFEGTIEKFATIAILMTIVPSMGGVAGNQTLVLVIRAIALGHIGQSNARWLIGKELAIGFLNGLLWSILVFVAVSLWKGDTALASLIAGAMLINMTVAGLAGASIPLILKRLKIDPALAGGMVLTTVTDVTGLFAFLGLATLYLMN